Below is a genomic region from Gammaproteobacteria bacterium.
GGCTTGGTGGAAATCGTGCGGCAGGTGCTTGCGCGCAACGCCGACGTCAGACCGATCGCCATCTTTACCACCGGTACGGCGCAGGATTTGGCGCCGGCGACCCGCGTCTATCAACGCTTGCTGTCGGCGGGTGTGGAATTGCACGCGGGACGGGATCTCGCGCAAGTGCGCCAGTTGCTCGGTGCGAGCCGCGCGGTGCTTGCCAGTCGTTTGCACGCCGCCATCTTGTCGTTGGCGCAGCACACGCCGGTGATCGGTTACTCGGCGACGCCCAAGCTCGGCAATTTTTTTGACAGCTTGGGACTGGACGACGACAGCTTCGGTCCCAACGACGAGCCGCCGCGTGTGGTCCAGCGATTGTTCTCGGTCATGTCGCGGCCTGTGTCGTTTTCGCCGTCGGCCTGTGCGGCGATGGTTGCGGCGCGCCAGCTCGCACGCCACTACTTGTCGTCGCTGGCGGCAGTACGTCCGATCGCGGAGGTCGTCCATTCATGAACGTGCTGTTCTATCTAAAGCATTTTCCCGCCGCTGGCGCGCCGTTGCGCGTCGGCACCAACAAGGCGGTACACGGGCTCGCTGCCGGTCTGGTGATGCGGGGAGCGCAGGTGACGGTGTTGTGTGAAGGGCCGCAGGACAGTTGCCGGCGGAGTGACGCCGGCTACGACATCCGTTGCTTTCGGAATCAAGCGCCATACCGCAGCTTTCGTCTGGCGCCCAGTCTGCGCGCCTACATCGAACGGCTCGCGCGCGGCGATGTCCTGGTTGTGCTCAACGGCATCTTTCATCCGAGTCTTTATTCGTTGTCGCGTTTGTTGCAAGACCAGCGCCTGCCGTTCGTGGTGGCGCCGCACGGGCCGTATCACCCGGTGATGTTCCAGAAAAATTCCTATCTCAAATGGCCGTATTGGTTTCTAGTCGAACGCTCGCTGTTGCAGCGCGCCGAGGCGATTCAGTTCTTGGATAAACGCCACGCCGTATGGTCGCGGCGCCTTGGCATCGAACGGCCGGTGATTGAAACGCCGAATGGGTTTTCGGTCGATGACATAGTGCCGGAACAAGACTTGGTGTGGCGCCGCCAGGGACCGGCGCGGCTGCTGTATTGGGGTCGCTTGTCGGTGCATAACAAAGGCCTGGATGTTTTATTCGACGCCTTTTCTGCCTTCGGCGCCGAGCACGACGCCCAACTGACTATTCAAGGACCGGATTGGACCGGCGAGCGCGCCGCCGTCGATCGGCTGGTCATGCAGCTGCCGTTTCCGGAGCGCGTACAGATTCGCCCGCCGGTATTCGATATGCCATCGCCGCGCGTCATGATCGAGCACGATGTCGTATGTATGCCGTCGCGTTACGAAGGCTTCGGTTTGAGCGCGTTGGAGGCGATGCTGGCAGCGCGTGTGGTGCTCGTGCCGCGCACCGCTGGCGTTGCCCCGCACGTGCAAGCGAGCGATTGCGGTGTGGTGGTGGCAAAACCGACGGCGAACACGATCCACCAAGGATTGGCGACACTCATGGCACGGCGCGATGAGTGGCGTGCCATGGGGTTGCGCGGCCGCGACTATGCCTTGCGCTATCTCAGTTGGGAAGCGATCGCGGCGAACGCGCTGCAACACTACCAGCGACTGGTGGCCTGAGATGAACGAGCACTCGTCCGCACAGCTGTTCTTGGCCCTGTTCCGCTTTCTCGAGGAGCACGGCATAGCCTATTGCGTCATGGGCGACAGCCGCGATTTTCCGCACGTCATCGCCAGCGATGTCGATATCGTGATCGCGCCCGACTGCTTACCGAGCTTGGCCGGTAGGCTGCAAACGTTCTGCGCGCGCCATGAATGGCGTGTTGTGCAATGCCTGTCGCACGAACACAACGCGCATTATTTCGTGCTGAGCCGGATCGACGTCGACGGTGGTCCGATTTATTTGGCGGTGGATTTCTGCGGCGATTATTACCGCCACGGCCGTCTGTTCCTGACGGCGCAGCAATTGTTGTCGGAACGCACCGCGGCGCGCGATCGCGTGGGTCGCGCGCGCGGCTTTTTCGTCGCCGCGCCGGCCGACGAATTTATTTATTACCTGATGAAGCGCGTCGATAAGCAACAGCTCGATGAGTGTCACGCTAGCCATTTGAGCGCGCAGTGGCGGCAAGATAG
It encodes:
- a CDS encoding glycosyltransferase, whose product is MNVLFYLKHFPAAGAPLRVGTNKAVHGLAAGLVMRGAQVTVLCEGPQDSCRRSDAGYDIRCFRNQAPYRSFRLAPSLRAYIERLARGDVLVVLNGIFHPSLYSLSRLLQDQRLPFVVAPHGPYHPVMFQKNSYLKWPYWFLVERSLLQRAEAIQFLDKRHAVWSRRLGIERPVIETPNGFSVDDIVPEQDLVWRRQGPARLLYWGRLSVHNKGLDVLFDAFSAFGAEHDAQLTIQGPDWTGERAAVDRLVMQLPFPERVQIRPPVFDMPSPRVMIEHDVVCMPSRYEGFGLSALEAMLAARVVLVPRTAGVAPHVQASDCGVVVAKPTANTIHQGLATLMARRDEWRAMGLRGRDYALRYLSWEAIAANALQHYQRLVA